One part of the Arabidopsis thaliana chromosome 4, partial sequence genome encodes these proteins:
- a CDS encoding Cysteine/Histidine-rich C1 domain family protein (Cysteine/Histidine-rich C1 domain family protein; FUNCTIONS IN: zinc ion binding; INVOLVED IN: intracellular signaling pathway; LOCATED IN: cellular_component unknown; EXPRESSED IN: stem, root; CONTAINS InterPro DOMAIN/s: Protein kinase C-like, phorbol ester/diacylglycerol binding (InterPro:IPR002219), Zinc finger, RING-type (InterPro:IPR001841), DC1 (InterPro:IPR004146), Zinc finger, PHD-type (InterPro:IPR001965), C1-like (InterPro:IPR011424); BEST Arabidopsis thaliana protein match is: DC1 domain-containing protein (TAIR:AT5G03360.1); Has 1810 Blast hits to 735 proteins in 50 species: Archae - 0; Bacteria - 0; Metazoa - 50; Fungi - 8; Plants - 1725; Viruses - 0; Other Eukaryotes - 27 (source: NCBI BLink).), translating to MDSESELMISLISQLLSILGGGEDTHTPQLKSKLIALTCQLISLVNSLDLDSQPEPESKLKSLIKQIIYVSNSVSEPGPESQSVSVVTKMISIIGSIDFDLKESEPELMSLTSQIFALIMAMDEESELFSLLSEVASLVQTEEQKLINNQQVPPLTTEEEEKDDLIYGYTDDMNWESELMFYIISKMISTLRGEDMCQEVARDFIAYANQLIPLIESLDMDSNSEPKQEPKITSLVRQIISLSKVVSGPESQLVSLVTRIISITSSTDLDPTESQWRLTSVTYKISRILKEIKDSEDSEMASLINQIHDLVDAEEGRKPESRLISSITQLMSHINSWSFYSGMDPKIISLIIRIIYLVRSMDLDSQTKPKSELMSLVTQTIAVYNSMDLDSQPRPLRKVVSVFSQYGFDVNSTVSDSESDSSENYVSHIKDSLKLEPEPELISFIHRIGSLVISMNPNWEKLISFCPQFEVILSDDGKFQVEEGRLSKNQLSDDIPMKWNCLQVNWNLLKLHAGEKDFTHFRCRGCNGDNHKENEKAPLEVKHPLHPKHPLQLVLSQSSGGRTRECYCCDEDLLHIFYCCLACNFSMNVACTKKPAVLYRNHPRWHEHTLALFPRQASLTCNLCALADSSSPIYMCPPCDFVVHLRCTGLPRVIKISRHLHRISFTFSFDRGDLSCSVCRRKIDEDYGGYTCIKDGCSYAAHSKCATQKNVWDGIELEGEPEEVEEEVVDPFVTISDGVIQHFGHPQHHLRLDENTSRDYDEDKLCQACVMPIYFGNFYSCTQCNYILHEACANFSRKMHHPVHPHVLTLVNSDGAINVRKECAACPWMCTTGFFYECSKEDFQLHVQCANLSEPLVHESHMHPLFLTSKPGERRLCSACKESYFSVTRETFNCIECDFALCFRCATLPQKVRYKHDKHMLTLSYGEETSTMTYWCEVCERNLNPKERFYKCDEYCSITLHIECMLGVALYIRPGSSWICFNNKKILIKMKAKKVAYTGIEPVTFALLARRSNQLS from the exons ATGGATTCCGAGTCGGAGCTCATGATATCTCTTATTTCTCAACTGTTATCTATCTTAGGCGGTGGGGAAGACACACATACACCACAGCTGAAGTCAAAGTTGATAGCACTTACTTGTCAACTAATCTCTCTGGTCAACTCTCTGGATTTGGATTCGCAGCCGGAGCCGGAGTCGAAGCTCAAATCACTAATTAAGCAGATAATTTATGTCAGCAACTCTGTTTCAGAACCAGGACCAGAGTCGCAGTCGGTATCAGTGGTGACTAAAATGATCTCTATCATCGGCTCTATAGATTTTGATCTCAAGGAGTCAGAGCCGGAGCTCATGTCACTCACTTCTCAAATATTCGCTCTCATCATGGCAATGGACGAGGAATCGGAGCTCTTTTCACTCCTTTCTGAGGTGGCCAGTCTCGTCCAGACGGAGGAACAGAAGCTCATCAATAACCAACAAGTGCCGCCTCTCACcaccgaagaagaagaaaaagatgatctTATCTACGGCTATACAGATGATATGAATTGGGAGTCGGAGCTCATGTTCTATATCATTTCTAAAATGATATCTACATTAAGAGGTGAGGATATGTGTCAAGAGGTGGCAAGAGATTTCATAGCATACGCTAATCAACTTATTCCTCTCATCGAATCACTGGATATGGATTCGAATTCAGAGCCGAAGCAGGAGCCGAAGATCACATCACTCGTTAGGCAAATAATCTCTCTCAGCAAGGTTGTTTCTGGACCAGAGTCACAGTTGGTATCACTCGTGACTCGAATTATCTCTATCACCAGCTCTACAGACTTGGATCCCACGGAGTCACAATGGAGGCTCACGTCAGTCACTTATAAAATATCTCGTATCCTCAAGGAAATAAAGGATTCGGAGGATTCGGAGATGGCATCACTCATTAATCAAATACACGACCTCGTTGACGCAGAGGAGGGACGAAAGCCAGAGTCAAGGCTCATATCAAGCATCACTCAACTAATGTCTCACATCAACTCTTGGAGTTTTTATTCAGGAATGGACCCCAAGATCATATCTCTCATTATTCGAATCATCTATCTGGTCAGATCAATGGATTTGGATTCGCAGACAAAGCCCAAGTCGGAGCTAATGTCACTCGTTACTCAAACTATCGCTGTCTACAACTCTATGGATTTGGATTCTCAGCCGCGGCCGCTAAGGAAGGTCGTATCAGTTTTTTCTCAGTATGGTTTTGACGTAAATTCTACAGTTTCGGATTCAGAATCGGATTCAAGTGAGAATTACGTGTCACACATTAAAGATTCATTAAAACTTGAGCCGGAGCCCGAGCTTATTTCCTTCATCCATCGAATAGGCTCCCTCGTCATCTCTATGAATCCAAACTGGGAGAAGCTTATTTCCTTTTGCCCTCAATTTGAAGTAATACTGAGCGATGATGGAAAGTTTCAAGTGGAAGAAGGACGTCTAAGCAAAAATCAGTTATCCGACGATATCCCAATGAAGTGGAATTGTCTCCAGGTAAACTGGAATTTATTGAAGTTACATGCAGGAGAAAAAGACTTTACTCATTTTCGCTGTCGAGGTTGCAATGGTGACAaccataaagaaaatgaaaaggcTCCACTTGAAGTCAAACACCCTCTTCATCCTAAACATCCTCTTCAGCTTGTTTTGTCGCAATCTTCTGGTGGTAGAACGAGGGAATGCTATTGTTGTGATGAAGATTTGCTGCATATATTCTATTGTTGCTTGGCTTGCAATTTTTCTATGAATGTAGCTTGTACTAAGAAGCCAGCTGTCTTATATAGAAACCATCCGAGGTGGCACGAGCATACACTTGCTCTGTTTCCAAGGCAGGCTTCCTTAACTTGCAACCTTTGTGCCTTGGCCGATTCAAGCTCCCCGATCTATATGTGTCCCCCTTGCGACTTTGTCGTCCATCTTAGATGTACCGGCTTACCACGTGTCATAAAGATATCCCGCCATCTCCACCGTATatcatttacattttcttttgacCGAGGAGATTTGTCTTGTAGTGTTTGTCGCAGAAAAATAGACGAAGATTACGGGGGCTATACTTGCATCAAGGACGGCTGTTCGTATGCGGCTCATTCGAAATGtgcaacacaaaaaaatgtgtgggaTGGCATCGAACTTGAGGGAGAGcctgaagaagttgaagaagaagtagttgACCCGTTTGTGACAATAAGCGACGGAGTCATACAACATTTCGGTCACCCACAACATCATTTGAGACTTGACGAGAACACGAGCAGAGATTACGACGAGGATAAGTTGTGTCAAGCTTGCGTCATGCCAATCTATTTTGGTAACTTCTACTCCTGTACGCAATGCAATTATATACTCCACGAAGCATGTGCCAATTTCTCTCGCAAAATGCATCATCCGGTACATCCACATGTGCTCACTTTAGTGAACTCTGACGGTGCTATCAACGTTAGAAAAGAATGTGCAGCTTGTCCTTGGATGTGCACAACTGGTTTCTTCTATGAATGCAGTAAAGAAGATTTTCAGCTACATGTGCAGTGCGCCAACCTGTCTGAGCCACTAGTCCATGAAAGTCATATGCATCCTTTATTCCTAACATCCAAACCAGGAGAGAGGAGATTATGTTCCGCTTGCAAAGAGTCGTATTTTAGTGTGACAAGAGAAACATTCAACTGCATAGAGTGTGATTTTGCTTTGTGCTTTAGATGTGCTACTTTACCTCAAAAGGTGAGGTATAAGCACGACAAACATATGCTCACTCTTTCGTATGGGGAAGAAACAAGTACCATGACATATTGGTGTGAAGTTTGCGAGAGAAATTTAAATCCAAAGGAGCGATTTTATAAGTGTGATGAGTACTGCTCTATCACGCTACACATTGAATGTATGTTGGGGGTGGCTTTATACATCAGGCCTGGTTCATCGTGGATCTGCTTCAACAATAAAAAGAT TTTGATCAAAATGAAAGCCAAAAAAGTGGCCTATACAGGGATCGAACCTGTGACCTTCGCGTTATTAGCACGACGCtctaaccaactgagctaa